A DNA window from Nitrospira sp. contains the following coding sequences:
- a CDS encoding Protein YdeP (MaGe:77310308), which yields MLVKAKELALCWLDKNKRVSDEAGVTSAVQLCDSMPSVGLEKEEFAMADDAPRFKPYTHPAGGWGAAAATAKVLLEQSVLTTGSRALLSMNQPGGFKCPSCAFPDPECRKTLEFCENGAKALAFEATKHRVTREFFQQHTVTDLMAQSDHWLEMQGRLTEPMRYDASTDRYVPCAWDDAFALIGRHLKALDSPHQAEFYTSGRTPNEAAFLYAIFVRAFGTNNFPDCSNMCHEPTSRGLPPAIGVGKGTVVMEDFDHAEAIFVVGQNTGTNSPRMMTNLVEARKRGVPIVAINPMPERALIRFTAPQDVIQMATFGSTEIASEFVHIRIGGDLALFKGLMKVLFERETAGESVLDHEFIRTHTTGFEVIREEALTHDWTEIVDTSGVSEAQIRRIAEVYIRSRATMICYGMGLTQHQEGSRLLQQVVNLLLLRGNFGKPGAGIAPIRGHSNVQGDRTVGIDEQPPEAYLDRVRDVFGFEPPRAPGHHTLAAVEAMARGEAKVFVGMGGNFVRAVPDTERSYAAMRKLALTVGISTKLNRGHLVHGRDALILPVISRSEIIRTSAGEQFVTIEDSVSKVTASRGVLEPASPDLRSEVEIVCRMAMATLPDSRIPWERYSQDYNLIRDKIAAVYPDIYADFSGRIKDSAGFHLDVPPRRRVWPTENGKANFLLFPGLAVNAAVSDPSMLRLATVRSHDQFNTTIYSMNDRYRGVYNNRMVLFINAEDRAERGLVDGAQVALETISEDGVTRRVEGLTVIDYPMPRGAVAGYYPELNPLLPLEYCDRISGTPAAKSIPVRVVTARADSADAGQTCR from the coding sequence ATGCTTGTCAAGGCGAAGGAATTGGCGCTGTGTTGGCTGGACAAGAACAAGAGAGTTTCGGATGAAGCCGGCGTGACTTCAGCCGTTCAGTTATGTGACAGTATGCCGTCTGTGGGCCTGGAGAAAGAGGAATTTGCCATGGCGGACGACGCACCTCGGTTTAAGCCATACACGCATCCGGCCGGTGGATGGGGCGCGGCTGCGGCCACGGCTAAGGTCTTGCTGGAACAGAGTGTCCTCACCACTGGGTCTCGTGCCTTGCTCTCCATGAATCAGCCTGGCGGCTTTAAATGCCCGAGTTGCGCGTTTCCCGACCCTGAGTGTCGAAAGACTTTGGAGTTTTGCGAGAATGGCGCCAAGGCCTTGGCTTTCGAGGCGACCAAGCACCGAGTCACGCGCGAGTTCTTTCAGCAACATACGGTGACGGACTTGATGGCGCAGTCCGACCATTGGTTGGAAATGCAGGGACGCCTCACCGAGCCGATGCGTTATGACGCCTCGACGGATCGTTACGTGCCCTGTGCCTGGGATGACGCGTTTGCGCTGATCGGGCGGCATTTGAAAGCACTCGACAGTCCGCACCAGGCTGAGTTTTACACGTCGGGTCGCACTCCCAATGAAGCCGCGTTTCTCTATGCGATCTTTGTCCGAGCCTTCGGGACCAATAATTTTCCCGATTGCTCGAACATGTGCCACGAACCGACGAGTCGCGGCTTGCCGCCCGCGATCGGTGTTGGGAAGGGCACCGTGGTCATGGAGGATTTCGACCATGCGGAGGCGATCTTCGTGGTCGGGCAGAACACGGGCACCAATTCGCCGCGCATGATGACCAACTTGGTCGAGGCGCGCAAACGCGGCGTGCCGATCGTGGCCATCAATCCCATGCCGGAACGCGCGCTGATCCGGTTTACCGCGCCGCAAGATGTCATTCAGATGGCGACCTTTGGATCGACCGAGATCGCGAGTGAATTCGTCCATATCCGCATCGGCGGCGATCTCGCCCTGTTCAAAGGCCTCATGAAGGTTTTGTTCGAACGTGAGACGGCTGGTGAGTCCGTGCTCGACCATGAGTTCATCCGGACGCATACGACCGGATTTGAAGTGATTCGAGAAGAGGCGCTAACTCACGACTGGACTGAGATCGTCGACACGTCCGGGGTCAGTGAAGCGCAGATTCGCAGGATCGCCGAGGTCTATATCCGTTCGCGCGCGACGATGATCTGTTATGGGATGGGCCTCACGCAGCATCAGGAAGGCTCGCGGCTGCTGCAACAGGTGGTGAATCTCCTGTTGCTGCGCGGGAATTTTGGAAAGCCTGGCGCAGGGATCGCGCCGATTCGCGGCCATTCCAATGTGCAAGGCGACCGCACTGTCGGCATCGATGAGCAGCCACCTGAGGCGTATCTAGACCGCGTCCGTGACGTGTTCGGCTTCGAGCCGCCGCGCGCGCCAGGCCACCATACGCTGGCCGCCGTTGAGGCGATGGCGCGGGGCGAGGCCAAGGTGTTCGTCGGCATGGGCGGCAACTTCGTTCGAGCCGTGCCCGACACGGAGAGATCCTATGCGGCGATGCGCAAGCTGGCCCTGACAGTCGGTATCTCGACCAAACTCAACCGCGGGCATCTTGTGCATGGGCGCGACGCCTTGATCTTGCCTGTGATTTCGCGCTCCGAGATCATCCGGACGTCGGCCGGTGAACAGTTCGTGACGATTGAGGATTCGGTGTCCAAGGTGACGGCCTCGCGGGGCGTGCTGGAGCCGGCGAGCCCAGACCTTCGGTCGGAAGTCGAGATCGTCTGCCGCATGGCCATGGCCACTTTGCCGGACAGCCGGATTCCGTGGGAGCGCTACAGTCAGGACTATAATCTGATCCGGGACAAGATCGCGGCAGTGTATCCAGACATTTACGCGGACTTTTCCGGACGGATCAAGGATTCGGCAGGGTTTCACCTCGATGTGCCGCCGAGGCGGCGGGTGTGGCCCACAGAGAACGGCAAGGCGAACTTTCTGCTCTTTCCCGGCCTGGCGGTGAATGCGGCGGTGTCCGATCCATCGATGCTGCGGCTCGCGACGGTCCGTTCGCACGATCAGTTCAACACCACGATCTACAGCATGAATGACCGGTATCGTGGGGTCTACAACAACCGGATGGTGCTCTTTATCAATGCAGAGGACCGCGCCGAACGAGGGTTGGTCGACGGGGCTCAGGTTGCGTTGGAGACCATCAGTGAGGATGGGGTGACCCGGCGTGTAGAGGGACTGACGGTGATCGACTATCCGATGCCACGGGGAGCTGTCGCTGGATATTATCCGGAGCTGAATCCCCTGTTGCCGTTGGAATATTGCGATCGGATCAGCGGGACACCCGCCGCGAAGTCCATTCCTGTTCGCGTAGTGACGGCTCGTGCAGATTCGGCCGACGCAGGCCAGACTTGTCGATGA
- a CDS encoding Mechanosensitive ion channel family protein (MaGe:77310309) yields MNSMIESEYWGVVLNLWEHGYWGIDVRRVVLAAAIMTLGILIRKPFSRMLLRQFQFVLIHVHHKGDTKILEALAPPFRLVSVLLAAFVVSEFVIVHPQLKLIAEDANRSLIAFTLFWALFQLVAPLLSAINERDEAFSDVIMEWMVRVLRTLLLALGVATVLEIWGIRVGTILAGLGLVGAAVALGAQALFKNLIAGVFIIAERRLQHGDWIRVDGVVEGTVESIGLRTTMVRRFDLAPVYVPNSQLADTAVTNFSQMTARQISWTIGLEYGTSIDQLRRIRDGIERYILDSRDFIQTPAAPMLVRIDSFGDSAINLMVYCFTRSTDWAEWMKIKEALAYAIKTLVAEAGSGFAFPSQSVYVETVPSGAEVASLQRPLSAPSTPDPASSRPPA; encoded by the coding sequence ATGAATAGCATGATTGAATCCGAATACTGGGGCGTCGTTCTCAACCTATGGGAGCATGGGTACTGGGGCATCGATGTCCGGCGCGTGGTGCTGGCAGCCGCCATCATGACGCTGGGCATTCTGATCCGAAAGCCCTTCAGCCGGATGCTCCTTCGTCAGTTTCAGTTCGTGCTGATCCATGTCCATCACAAGGGCGATACGAAGATCCTTGAGGCGTTGGCGCCGCCGTTCCGATTGGTCTCTGTCCTCTTGGCGGCGTTTGTCGTCTCAGAGTTCGTCATCGTGCATCCGCAGCTCAAGCTGATTGCGGAAGACGCCAATCGATCGCTGATTGCCTTCACGTTGTTCTGGGCGCTGTTTCAACTGGTGGCTCCGCTCTTGTCCGCGATCAATGAGCGGGATGAAGCCTTCAGCGACGTGATTATGGAGTGGATGGTTCGTGTTCTGCGCACGCTGCTGCTGGCGCTTGGCGTGGCGACTGTTTTGGAAATCTGGGGCATTCGGGTGGGGACGATCCTCGCCGGTCTCGGGCTGGTCGGCGCGGCCGTGGCCCTTGGGGCGCAGGCGCTCTTCAAAAATCTGATCGCCGGCGTTTTTATCATCGCCGAACGGCGGCTTCAGCACGGGGACTGGATTCGCGTAGACGGAGTGGTGGAAGGCACAGTGGAAAGCATCGGCTTGCGCACCACGATGGTGCGTCGCTTCGACCTAGCGCCGGTCTATGTCCCGAACTCGCAGTTGGCCGACACGGCCGTCACGAACTTTTCCCAGATGACGGCCCGGCAGATTTCATGGACCATCGGTCTGGAGTATGGGACGAGCATCGATCAGCTTCGGCGCATTCGTGATGGCATCGAACGCTATATTTTGGACAGCCGGGATTTTATTCAGACCCCCGCCGCGCCGATGTTAGTGCGGATCGACAGTTTCGGCGACTCGGCGATCAACCTCATGGTCTACTGTTTTACGCGGAGCACGGATTGGGCCGAATGGATGAAGATCAAAGAGGCGCTGGCCTATGCGATCAAGACGTTGGTTGCCGAGGCAGGGTCGGGCTTCGCCTTCCCCAGCCAATCGGTGTATGTCGAGACGGTGCCCTCTGGCGCGGAAGTGGCGTCGTTGCAGCGACCGCTAAGCGCTCCCTCAACTCCCGATCCCGCCTCAAGCCGTCCTCCAGCCTAG
- a CDS encoding hypothetical protein (Evidence 5 : Unknown function; MaGe:77310310) has protein sequence MCAGVPRWCAESLLGTVHNYFAVVSYTGEGQGWKNERETIGGRLIEREVVRSYSDAGSG, from the coding sequence TTGTGCGCCGGCGTTCCGCGCTGGTGCGCGGAGTCCCTGCTGGGCACAGTGCATAACTACTTTGCCGTGGTGTCATACACAGGGGAAGGTCAGGGTTGGAAGAATGAGCGGGAGACTATTGGCGGCCGTCTGATCGAGCGAGAAGTAGTGCGATCATATAGCGATGCAGGCTCAGGCTAG
- a CDS encoding hypothetical protein (Evidence 4 : Unknown function but conserved in other organisms; MaGe:77310311): MKVSYDEKTDTLSMILKDNTPIAESDEDKPGVILDYDAIGNLVSIEILDASKRVTETRKVEFQTTG; encoded by the coding sequence ATGAAGGTCTCCTACGATGAGAAAACCGACACGCTGAGCATGATCCTCAAAGACAACACTCCTATCGCCGAAAGCGATGAGGACAAGCCTGGCGTAATTCTGGACTACGATGCTATCGGCAATCTCGTCTCAATCGAAATTCTGGATGCATCCAAACGGGTAACCGAAACCCGCAAGGTCGAGTTCCAAACCACAGGCTAA
- a CDS encoding BadM/Rrf2 family transcriptional regulator (MaGe:77310312), with protein MPLYSSSVEYGLHCLLYLVDASGETQASSFDLAEFQGISPSYVAKLFGQLKAAGLVTAVEGAHGGYRLARPAKDITVLDVVEALEGGNPLFQCREIRSKCALFEDVPPAWATKGICGIHAVMLEAERQMKQSLASHTLADLSHQVARKAPKGFPTELNVWFADRRASKSRRSKS; from the coding sequence ATGCCGCTCTATAGCTCCAGCGTTGAATACGGACTCCATTGCTTGCTCTATCTGGTGGATGCCTCAGGCGAAACCCAGGCGAGCAGTTTTGATCTGGCCGAGTTTCAGGGAATCTCTCCATCCTACGTCGCCAAGCTGTTCGGCCAGCTCAAGGCTGCCGGCCTGGTGACGGCGGTCGAAGGAGCGCACGGCGGATATCGGCTGGCGCGCCCGGCAAAAGACATTACGGTGCTCGATGTGGTGGAAGCCTTGGAAGGCGGCAACCCGCTGTTTCAGTGCCGGGAGATCCGAAGCAAGTGCGCGCTCTTCGAGGATGTGCCGCCTGCGTGGGCCACAAAAGGCATCTGCGGCATCCATGCCGTCATGCTGGAAGCTGAACGCCAGATGAAACAGAGTTTGGCCAGCCACACGCTGGCCGATCTTTCGCATCAGGTCGCGCGCAAAGCGCCAAAAGGGTTTCCGACTGAACTCAATGTGTGGTTTGCAGATCGCAGGGCTTCGAAATCACGTCGTTCGAAATCTTAA
- a CDS encoding NADH dehydrogenase (MaGe:77310313) — protein sequence MKQLVIVGGGFAGLWAGLTAARELEGHRDAVRITLVTRDEFLTVRPRLYEVFSEGLRAPLRPVLEPLDIHLQLGTVEKINRQQQSVDLALANGGHLALPYDRLILTAGSVQRTLEIPGAVEFALDVDTFAAAKAFDRHLQEVLREWDQPGRLTFTIVGAGFTGIELATEMRTRIRVHSNEAVARKARIILLDRGAVVGQHLGPNPRPAIDAALREAQVEVCLGTSLEKVERNTVVLTDGTRIESSTVVITAGLRANPLAAQLGAATDGLGRVMVDEMLRVDGTQNLFAAGDAACAKADEQHAALMSCQHAIPMGKYAGYNAAHDLLGTPLRPYSQPNYVTCLDLGESGALFTVGWERKPEKWGADGKQLKQTINTQWIYPPSGNRESILAAADLDGVWPPAV from the coding sequence ATGAAACAGCTTGTTATTGTCGGTGGCGGGTTCGCCGGATTGTGGGCTGGACTGACGGCTGCGCGCGAGTTGGAGGGGCATCGTGACGCGGTTCGTATTACGCTCGTGACACGAGACGAATTTCTGACGGTGCGGCCGAGGCTCTACGAAGTCTTTTCCGAGGGTTTGCGGGCGCCGTTACGCCCGGTGCTTGAGCCGCTCGACATTCATCTGCAGCTCGGCACGGTAGAGAAGATTAACCGGCAGCAGCAATCCGTGGACCTCGCTCTCGCCAACGGCGGGCATCTGGCATTGCCCTATGACCGGCTGATTCTCACCGCGGGGAGCGTGCAACGGACGCTGGAGATACCGGGGGCCGTGGAGTTTGCGCTGGATGTCGATACCTTTGCGGCCGCAAAGGCATTCGACCGGCATCTGCAGGAGGTGTTGCGCGAGTGGGATCAGCCGGGCCGGCTGACCTTTACGATCGTGGGCGCTGGGTTTACCGGGATCGAGCTGGCGACGGAAATGCGCACGCGCATCCGCGTGCACAGCAATGAGGCGGTCGCGCGCAAGGCGCGAATCATCCTGCTCGACCGGGGGGCTGTCGTCGGCCAGCATTTGGGGCCGAACCCTCGTCCCGCTATCGATGCGGCATTGCGGGAGGCGCAGGTAGAAGTTTGCCTCGGTACGAGTCTTGAGAAGGTAGAGCGGAACACGGTTGTGCTGACCGACGGCACGCGCATCGAATCCTCGACCGTCGTGATTACGGCGGGGTTGCGCGCGAACCCGCTGGCCGCGCAATTGGGCGCGGCCACAGACGGTCTCGGGCGTGTCATGGTCGATGAGATGCTGCGCGTCGACGGAACTCAGAATCTCTTCGCCGCGGGCGACGCCGCCTGTGCGAAAGCCGATGAACAGCATGCGGCGTTGATGTCCTGTCAGCATGCCATTCCGATGGGCAAGTATGCAGGCTATAACGCGGCGCACGATTTACTGGGGACACCGCTGCGCCCCTATAGCCAGCCGAATTATGTGACCTGTTTGGACTTGGGCGAGTCCGGTGCCTTGTTCACCGTCGGCTGGGAGCGCAAGCCTGAAAAATGGGGTGCCGACGGCAAGCAACTCAAGCAGACGATCAATACGCAATGGATCTATCCCCCATCCGGGAATCGCGAGTCGATTCTGGCCGCGGCGGATTTAGACGGGGTGTGGCCTCCAGCGGTGTAA
- a CDS encoding Cupin (MaGe:77310314) has protein sequence MEKLSMLSVFNQEDRMNTRALGYAMGLMVAVAALPMSAGAETGGDRGASDVQVVPLAVRPFPEISGKEGAMLTVELAPGASSLPHRHRAHTFVYMLEGSIAMQVEGGPVVTLTAGQTFYESPNDIHAVSKNMSATERAKFVVFFVKDAGQPFVLPVQ, from the coding sequence ATGGAGAAGTTATCGATGTTGTCTGTCTTTAATCAGGAGGATCGTATGAATACACGCGCGTTGGGTTATGCGATGGGTCTCATGGTGGCCGTTGCGGCGCTGCCGATGTCCGCAGGTGCTGAAACAGGTGGAGATCGAGGCGCCAGCGATGTTCAGGTTGTGCCTCTCGCGGTCCGCCCCTTTCCCGAGATTTCCGGAAAGGAAGGGGCGATGCTGACGGTTGAGTTGGCGCCGGGGGCGTCGTCGCTTCCTCATCGGCATCGTGCGCATACATTCGTGTATATGCTGGAGGGTTCCATTGCGATGCAGGTCGAAGGCGGACCGGTCGTGACGCTCACCGCAGGCCAGACCTTTTACGAATCGCCGAACGACATCCATGCCGTCTCGAAAAACATGAGCGCCACTGAGCGCGCAAAGTTTGTGGTGTTCTTTGTGAAAGATGCCGGCCAGCCGTTTGTGCTGCCGGTGCAATAA
- a CDS encoding conserved exported protein of unknown function (Evidence 4 : Unknown function but conserved in other organisms; MaGe:77310315), translating into MNRADIRLRLLLLSCLLMPLPCLALPAPEDAPPDLHLNEPKPTTILVRVVAHGSMVLGKDVGGARVTITDVATGQILATGIQQGDAGDQNQIMRTPRLMEEAHYSSRPAAAFTATLDLVAPTLVEISAEGPLAFPTAAQRVSTRTWLIPGHDLTGDGIVLALYGYIVHIDHPKSTGDGLIAKDDVVLRASVRTLSGALVRPHGDWDSRKVHIYGELLIGTKVMERLQMFYSGDKAGFEAPFFVPLPKDAPDGITLRVVAADPSSGNFGVAEAKFPVLSERLPPKSPKQ; encoded by the coding sequence ATGAACCGAGCGGATATCAGGCTCCGCCTTCTCCTCCTCTCGTGCCTCCTGATGCCCCTGCCCTGCCTCGCGCTCCCCGCGCCAGAAGACGCGCCGCCCGACCTGCATCTGAACGAGCCGAAACCCACGACCATCCTCGTGCGTGTCGTGGCGCATGGCTCAATGGTGCTGGGGAAAGATGTTGGCGGCGCGCGCGTCACCATCACAGATGTCGCGACTGGCCAGATCCTCGCCACCGGCATACAGCAGGGCGACGCCGGCGATCAGAATCAAATCATGCGCACCCCGCGCCTGATGGAAGAGGCCCACTACAGCAGCCGCCCCGCCGCCGCCTTCACCGCGACGCTCGATCTGGTCGCGCCCACTCTCGTCGAGATTTCCGCAGAAGGTCCACTCGCCTTTCCGACCGCGGCTCAGCGCGTCTCCACCCGTACCTGGTTGATTCCGGGCCATGACCTCACCGGCGACGGCATCGTGCTCGCGCTCTACGGCTATATCGTCCACATCGACCATCCGAAATCCACCGGCGATGGCCTCATTGCAAAAGACGACGTGGTGCTGCGCGCGTCCGTCCGCACCCTCTCCGGCGCCTTGGTCAGACCCCATGGCGATTGGGATTCACGAAAGGTTCACATCTACGGCGAGCTGCTCATCGGCACGAAGGTAATGGAGCGGTTGCAAATGTTCTACAGCGGCGACAAGGCCGGCTTCGAAGCGCCCTTCTTCGTCCCGCTTCCGAAAGATGCGCCGGACGGCATCACTCTTCGCGTCGTCGCCGCCGATCCCTCCAGCGGCAACTTCGGCGTCGCCGAAGCCAAATTTCCCGTCCTAAGCGAACGGCTGCCGCCGAAATCGCCGAAACAGTGA